From a single Sinomonas atrocyanea genomic region:
- a CDS encoding protein kinase domain-containing protein, translating into MDAPSPSGADLPSAADAATAPSAAEQPPALPGYEAVRAIGRGASGTVWLVREAGTGRLFAAKLVIPSVALRADEVLARAQREARISRARPHDHVLGIHRALAAGGAEGGAVALLSEYAAGGSLGHLVRVRGRLPVGECITVVVPVARALAALHADGTAHSDVSPGNVLFTAEGRPMLADFGLSRMVGDAGAGPGGTAGFAAPSVARTEADGVGAEDGPGAASVPFAAAADVFALGALAWYTLTGEPPVPTDQRPPLSLIVGDVPAELAAAIEAALRDDPRQRPSAEELARSVMRSARAAPVDLAPAVDSAVLPELLTRRQEPPARRPVLGLTSRRPPRPRSWRSRGSHAAPARSRPGRPPRVPRSLPAGWRPRGATARWAAAGLVVAALAAAWWSVPQTSQTPGPPMADAGGAAAEEGWDSLPEQLRRGAAAADPVQAVQALSDIRARAIAGRDRGMLSAVNAAGSEAAAADRDLLDRLLADGQRLEGFSARVLEASLDPGGGDPAAGSRTAVVRVRVVTTGYTVKDRAGATVGERPTGRDEELKVLVQREGQQWKVARIGPD; encoded by the coding sequence ATGGACGCACCCAGCCCCTCCGGGGCGGACCTCCCGTCCGCCGCCGACGCAGCGACGGCACCGTCCGCCGCCGAGCAGCCGCCGGCCCTGCCCGGCTACGAGGCCGTGCGGGCGATCGGCCGCGGCGCCTCCGGCACCGTCTGGCTCGTCCGCGAGGCCGGCACCGGGCGCCTGTTCGCGGCGAAGCTCGTCATCCCCTCAGTGGCCCTGCGCGCCGACGAGGTCCTCGCGCGGGCGCAGAGGGAGGCGCGGATCTCCCGGGCGCGGCCCCACGACCACGTCCTCGGCATCCACCGGGCCCTCGCCGCCGGCGGGGCGGAGGGCGGCGCGGTCGCGCTGCTGAGCGAGTACGCCGCCGGCGGCTCCCTGGGCCACCTCGTGCGCGTGCGGGGGCGCCTGCCGGTGGGGGAGTGCATCACCGTCGTCGTCCCCGTGGCCCGGGCGCTGGCCGCGCTCCATGCGGACGGTACCGCGCACAGCGACGTCTCGCCCGGGAACGTCCTCTTCACGGCCGAGGGCAGGCCGATGCTGGCGGACTTCGGGCTCAGCCGGATGGTCGGCGACGCGGGCGCCGGCCCGGGCGGCACGGCTGGCTTCGCTGCCCCGTCCGTGGCCCGGACTGAGGCAGACGGCGTCGGGGCGGAGGACGGACCCGGGGCGGCCTCGGTCCCGTTCGCCGCCGCGGCGGACGTCTTCGCCCTCGGGGCCCTCGCCTGGTACACCCTCACGGGCGAGCCGCCGGTCCCGACGGATCAGCGCCCGCCCCTGTCCCTGATCGTCGGCGACGTCCCGGCCGAGCTCGCGGCCGCGATCGAGGCCGCGCTGCGCGACGACCCGCGGCAGCGCCCCTCGGCCGAGGAACTCGCCCGCTCGGTGATGCGCAGCGCCCGGGCAGCGCCGGTCGACCTTGCTCCCGCCGTCGACTCCGCGGTGCTCCCCGAACTGCTCACCCGGCGCCAGGAGCCGCCGGCCCGGCGCCCGGTCCTGGGCCTCACTTCCCGCCGCCCTCCGCGGCCGCGGTCCTGGCGCTCCCGCGGATCCCACGCCGCGCCTGCCCGCAGCCGGCCCGGGCGGCCGCCCCGCGTGCCCCGGAGTCTGCCCGCGGGGTGGCGCCCTCGCGGGGCCACTGCACGGTGGGCTGCCGCCGGGCTTGTCGTCGCGGCCCTCGCCGCGGCCTGGTGGAGCGTCCCCCAGACATCGCAGACTCCGGGCCCGCCGATGGCCGACGCGGGCGGGGCTGCCGCGGAGGAGGGATGGGACTCCCTGCCCGAGCAGCTGCGGCGCGGCGCGGCCGCCGCCGACCCGGTGCAGGCCGTCCAGGCCCTCTCGGACATCCGGGCGCGGGCCATCGCCGGCCGCGACCGCGGCATGCTCTCCGCCGTCAACGCCGCCGGCTCCGAGGCGGCCGCAGCAGACCGGGACCTCCTCGACCGGCTCCTCGCCGACGGCCAGCGGCTCGAGGGCTTCAGCGCACGCGTCCTCGAAGCGTCGCTCGATCCCGGCGGCGGGGACCCGGCCGCAGGCTCCCGCACCGCCGTCGTGCGGGTCCGCGTGGTCACCACCGGGTACACCGTCAAGGACCGGGCCGGGGCGACGGTGGGGGAGCGGCCCACCGGGCGGGACGAAGAGCTGAAGGTGCTCGTGCAGCGGGAGGGCCAGCAGTGGAAGGTCGCGCGCATCGGCCCTGACTGA